The window GTTTGGctcaaaaagatgttcaacaaatacttgttgaatgaaggaataaACTTACAGCCAAGCCAGGCTGGTCCCCAGAGACATGGTGCCAAGTAGGTTTTCTTGGGCTAAAAAATACcctaaagggacttccctggtagtccaggagTTAAGATTCCATTCTTCCACAACAGAGGCTGTGAGTTTgagtcctggttggggaactaagatcccacgtgccgtgtgACTCaaccaagaaaatttaaaaataccctaCAGAAGGGAGGGGGCCTCAGACTGCGGAGGGAGGCAGGAGCAAACCGCTGGGCAAAGATCTGTGACTTGTCTGCCTCACGTGTCAGGGCCCAGGCTGGGGCCCCTGGATGCGGGCTGCTGGTCACTGCCACCCCCTGGTGGTCTCTTACGAAAAAGCAGCCTAACCCACCCTCTAGAGGGCGGGAGATGCTCCCCAGACTTCCCCTCCAGCTCCTATTGCTGTCTCCCCCTATTTTCTTCActcttttcccccttctctgcTCAGCCTATTGCTCTGCTACCTGATGGATGGAGCTTTCACCTTAGTGCACTGTGTTAAAACCTGGTTCCTACATCCAGCAGCTGGGGGGACCTTGAGCAATGACTAACCCTCTCTAAGAgtcagtgtcctcatctggaaaatggggcttATAAGTCCTGAGAGTAAAACAACAAGAACGGTACCTGCCTCAGTAGATGTTTGATATGCATTAGTATTATTACTCTCACGATGGGCACTTGGCAATTCGTTTGCTTTCTCCTTTATCCAGGTAACCCAGGCTGCACGTCGGACTCATGGGGGAACTCCTAAAACATCCACGTGCCTCCCCATCCCAGACCAGTCACATCAGAAATCTTTGGTGAAGGATACCCGCACTggtattttttgaatttttaacttatttttatctttatttttctgtcagTTCATGCACAGCCTGGACTGAGAATCACCTTGGTGACCAACATTCATGGGTTACTTGGGACTTTCCTAGTTTTGGAGCTGAAAGTCCCCCGTCCCAGGAACCCCCTCGGCCCTGGGTAAGCTGAGACATGCTTCTTCGCCCCCTCCCCAGAGGAACGGACCCATGCTTTCTGAATCTCAAATCCAGACACACGGGCTGAACACAGAAGACTGAAGAGGATTCTTTGAAAGCTCAGCTGGGGGTGGCGGGTCAGCCGCAGCCTCAGCCCGTGGGCAGGTGTGGGGCTCTGCGGAGGAGGGGGGCTGCCAGTGGCTCAGTCCGACAGGTCCTTGTCATCGGGCCCCCCAGGGATCCAGCCGCTGGCTGCCCGCTCCATGGCCTTCACCCAGCGGCCCTTCAGCTCCTCGCTTTCAGCTTTGAAGGTGTAGAGCTGGCCTGACTGCTGCAGCTGGAAGACCCGGGGGTCCGCCTGGGGCCCAGCGGTCACTTGGTAGCCCAGCAGGGGGATGGAGGTGTGGGCCCGCATGTCCTGGggtagaagggagggaggggagttgTGGCCGCTGCCTCAGACAGCCCTTTGGAGGGTTCCAGCCACACGCCCACCTCTTGCCCCCCCAGACACCCACGCAGTGGGGTGGGCTGGCAGGAGACGCCTCAAAGAAGAAGACTGGTCGTCCCCCTGAGGCAAAACCATCATGGCTTGGGGTCTGGGCCCAGCTCTGAAAGCTGCTAACCCTGTGACTCGAGGGAACCAGGGCCTCAccgagcctcggtttcctcatctgactTATGGGGCCAGCGGGactcacccccacccctctgccgACAGACACACGTACCGCgaggaggggcagggagtggTGTTACCTGAGGGGCAGCATAGACGTAGAGCACGAGGGGGTCATCCCGGGGGATGACACACCAGCCCCGGGACCCGCTCTTGCCCCACTTGTCCCCCAGAAGCTGCAGAAAGCTGCATATCAGGCTCTGCTCGGACCCCGCCACAGCTCCTTTCTGAAACCAGAGAGAGGGACCGTCAGGGAGCACAGCTCCCACTACCTGATGCTGGCCATCAGAAAGCACTCTTTCTGAACCTTAATGGCAACCCCGCAAAAGGAGAGGCTATTTGTCCCTGAGGCCCTGAGAGGTCCCATCAGGGACTTGTAGTCACACAGCTGGCCAGTGGCAGAGCTGCGCTCAAACCCCAGCCAGCCTGAGcttggggcaggggctgggagggcGTGTCCCCTGCAAGTCACCCCCAGGGAGCAGAACGGGAGCCTGAAAAGGGGCGGAGACCATTCTTCTTTCCAGGAGCAGACTGTGTGGACCAGCAGTCAGGGAAGGTGTGGGCAGGGTCTGGGCCTAAAAGAATGGGGGAGGGTTAGAAAGTGGGCAGATGTGGTGGAAAGATCAACTTGAACCTGGGAGCTGAATTTAGGTAGAATAGGCTGGGATCTTCTCCCACCTCCCAAGGACAGTGGGATGTCAACCTGGCTTTAAtgaggggtggcgggggggctTGCAGAGGGCAGTGGTGGTACCCAGTGGCTGGGCTGGGTACCACTGTGTGTGTAGCGGGAAGCTGAATACAGCTAGTGCCCCAGAGGTGGGAGCAGCCTGGGGAGCCCCAAAGGCAGCAGAAACTACCCGTGGCACAGATCAGAGAGCTGGCTCCTGAGTCgccgtgtgaccttgggtgagtgaCTTCTCTGGGTCTGGGTCTCCCTGGGATAGAACCAGCCAGTCCCTGAAGTCCCTTCCAACTAGAATGAAGTCTCAGTCTGCCTCTTCCCTGCAGTGGGACCCTGAGCCTCAAtctccccatctgcaaaatggaatcAGCGGCACCAGCTCTCTTCACCTCCTGGGACTGCTGGGGCATGGGGACGTGAACAGGAGTGCTCCGGGGGGTTGTGGGATCCCTagatggggaggcaggggaggggcagggagcccaggtgaCAGCCTGGAGCCAGAAGTTGCTTCCACTGGGTGACAGGCTCAGCTCTATTTGGTGGGGGTAGGGGATGTTAGCGGGGGTGTCCATGGGCAGAGAGAAGGGGGATGTGTGACCACGGCGGGCTAGTTCTTCAGTGCCAAGGACAGCACCAGCACTTGGGAGGCCCTGCACGCGTTTGCCGAGTGGAGGCAGCTGACCCTCACCTCCAGGATGCCCCGTCTCTTGTCGTCCTTTTCCTCAGGAAGCACGTTTCCGGTGAGGAAGGTGTAGCAGTCCaggcagactcggttgggcctgttgGCATCATACTTGAGCTCCGCCCGGTAGTCCGAGCACCTGGCACACACCACCTGGGAGGACAGGCAGGGGCGGCTTAGACGCGGTTCCTGCCTTGGCTCGGGAGCTGGGGACGTGAGAGCCACCAGGGACCAGAGGAAGAACAGGCTTCAGGAGAGAGATGGAGTCAGAGCGGGGCCTCCCCTGTCCTGACTGCCGCCTGGGGGCGTtggtgctcaggctccagggcccCCAGCTGGGGGGCTTGAGACGTGGGCCcctctgaaggagctcagcctcTCTCCCTGCACGGTCCCCTTTGTGGGGGCTTGACCGGTACTCACCCCTTGCATCTCATCTTTTCTCTGAATAATCTCTCTCTTTACTTCTGCCATCTCACCTGCCTTCCTGTGGCCCCAGCAAGGGACCAGCCTTGGGACTTTTACCCTCACTTTGCAATGAGGGGGCAGTGACTTGGTGAGGGCCACACCGCTCACGGGTAGCAGCCAGCCCTCCTCACTCGGAACGTGCCTTTACAGTCCTACGGTTGAGCGTTAAGTCATCCAGGTTTTGCAATCCACTCAATCTTAGAGTCAAGCATGTTCTGATACAAAAATGGTGGGCTGGCAGTTTTCGCCAGGAAGACCTGCCATGTGTAGTCTGTGGAGGGGGGCCCGTCCCCCAGCCCACCACGGCTGCAAGAAGGCTGCAGCGGAGCAGGCTGGGGTGACCGGGTGAAAGAGGCATGAGAAAACCTGGGGAGAAACATAGGCACGGCAGGATGCAGCTTCCAGGAAGACTGGGGTGTCACAGTGAGTCCAGGAAGTAGGACTGGAAATGGGGGCAAGAGAGCGAGCCTAGGAGGAAGGGTAACTCATCAGGGAGCCAGCCTGTGTGCCCAGCGCAGCACGTGGCCTGGGAGGGACTGGTAGGCGAGGGCCTGGGCTTGCCCCACCCTCACCAGGATTCCCGTCTGGCAGGCGGGGAGGCAGAAACTGGGCACCCAACCACCGAAAGGATGACTCACAGAGTACAAAGGTTTGCACGGGCACGGGCACGAGAAACCCCAGAAGCGGGCCAAGGGTGTCTCACAAAGCCCTTACACACAGGGCTTCAGCCTTGGGAATatttaacttgaattttttttttttttgagatttaattttttaaaacattattagaaactttttattttcttctctctcctctaccaacttattttcaaaactttCAAACCTGAAGACAAGTTGAAAGAATAATACAGTGATAGCCCCACCACCAAATTCAGGGATTGTGAACATGTATTGCCACGTTTGAtgtctccttctctccctttctgtctctctccctcgctctatatttttttctgaaccatttaagTTACAATCATCATGTGTCTTGTTACTCTTAAATATGTAGCTTGTAGCTCCTAAGAACAAGGACATTCTTCTCCCTACCCACAATGTCATGATCACACTCAGGAAATTTAACATCAACACAGTCTTATTAACTACATATGCTTCATAAGCAAATGTCACTCAATGGTCCCAACAATGACTTCTGTATCTGGTTCTGTCTTTTCCCAACCAGGATTCGATCAAGGATCATCTATTTCATTCAGTTCTCAGAATACTTTATTTCTTCCTCATACCCAGAAGGCAGGTACACAGGTGTCGCTGTTTTGTTCTTTGGGCCTCTCTGTATTtcttaactattgtaaatagtttttTAGAAACGACTTACAAAGTTACAAGTGTGAGTGGACTCGACTCTTATTTACTGACGTGACTCACGGAGAAGGGAAGTTCATCCCCCAGATCCTGTCTGTTTGGCTCtgggatggaactcacatctgAACACAGGTGTGTCCCAGTCCTGGAAATTTACTTTTGTCATTGCAGTTTAACACATTTTGGGGACACCTCCCTGACTGGCCCCAACCTGCCCAGCTGGTCTCCTCCTGTTTCCCCCCCGAGGTCATTAAAGACTGAGGTCATTAAAGGGCTCCCTGTGTTTGTGGAGTGAATGGAGAGGGTTGTAATGTCAACAGAGAACAGCTCAAGTGCAGCAGGTGCTTAAAAAGCAAAGCAAGATCTGCCTCTGATAACTGGGCCTGAGCCGATAAGACGGAGGAGTGGCCTGGTTCCTTCCTCCATCAGCTGGCGGCTGCTCCTCTGAGTGGTGCTGCCCCCGTgatggaggaaggggaaggaaaggaggCCAAGGAGAGGGAAGGGGTGAGCCTTCCTTTGCTGAGGTCTCACTACCGTCCAGGTGTTATTGATTCCCATTGTACAGGTGAGGAAGCAGGCCTGAACGTGGCAGGCAGAGTTAGCCCCAGAATGAGTAGGTGCTGCAGTGAGTGCTGAGGATCCACCAAGAAGAGGAGGGGACAGGTAGCTGAGGTCGGTCAAGAAGAGCGGACGGAGCGGGGGGGTGTGTAACAGGCCTGGGGCTGATGAGGAGGTGGGTTCAAGACCTTCAAGGGGCGAAGGGTCTGACACTAGAGGCTGTTCCCTGGTCCTGGGCCCTGGGGTCTTGGGAAATGGTGGTAAGGAAGCAGGGGAATGAATAGGGTCAGCTCTGGGGAATGTCTTGAGCTGGTGGCTTTAACCTGCCTGGGCCTCAGGTTGCATCTGCAGAAAGGGGATTAAGGGTTGGGGGAGACCTGCTTCACACGTGGACACCGTGAGGTCCGAACGAGGTAACGCAAACGTCTGGCCGGGTTAGCGCCCAGTGCTTCTGCACCAGCTGAAGCGGGCAGGGTGGGCAGGGCCCGGGCTGGCAATGGGGGCCGGGGGGGTGGGGTACTCACGTAGCCGCAGGCCCGGCAGTGGTGGCGGCGGCGTGTCAGGGCGTTGAAGGGCTCCTGGCAGCGCATGCACATGGTCACCATCTTGTCCCGCACCCACTGGGGCGCCCGGAGGCCCagctccacggactgcagctgtGGGGCAGCGGGGTAGGCACTTCAGGgcccccctgccctctccccgAGGCCCTGGGCCTTCTGCCCACCAGCTTGTGGCAGAGAGTCTGCGGGCTGTGCTTCCCAGTGGCTCCCACATGAAGGGGACCGAACGGATAAAGACCACACTTGGGGGAGGTCAATCTCTCCACGTCCTGTGttacaagtgaggaaactaaggcccagagaggtcaagggACTCAGCAAAGACACCCAGCAGGCCACGGTTCAGAGCTCAGAGCTGAAATAGTCACAGACACTCTCCGAAACTGCCACCCCACCTGCCTTCCACTTGCCCATGGTCTAGCGTTTTTCAGGCACTTTCAAAACCCCAACCTGCacacctccccccacacacacacagcccacccCCCACAGCCAGAGTTATACTCATAGCCCTGAAATCCTTCCTGGGAGCAGCTGCACAAAGAGGCTCCCAAAGGACTTTCTTGCTAATGAGGGAGTCTTTGGCACTGAGTTTCTATGAGTAGGGTGATGCTGGGGTGTGGGGCTTCCCCTGATCCCTCCGAATCATTCGTGATGGGTGACATGCCCCCGCCCTCCAAGCTACCTAGGCAGAGCCAAGAGAGGGAGTCATTCCTGTGTGAAGCTGGCGGCTCTGAGTGGGGTTGGGGAGTGGGTAGAAATACAGAGCCTGTATTTACCTCCTGCTCCTGGGGGTCTCCCTCAGGGCTCTGGACTGCAGCCTTGAAGGTTTCATTCCGCTTCTCGATTTGGTCAATGGCGGCTTGGCAGGCCTGGtgcggggtggggatggggggtgcAGGGCAAAAGGAGGTGGTtgagggggaggcaggaggggcttGCTCATCTGTGAATCCATCCACACATTCAACAAGCACTGCTAAAAGCCTATAGGGTGCCGGGCACAACATTCCGAGCGTTCAGTGTctgattaaaggcaggagaaactatttggccacctgatgcgaagagccaactcattggaaaagaccctgatgctgggaaagattgaagtcagaaggagaagaggacgacagaaggtgagatggtgggatggcatcactgattcaatggacatgaacttgggcaaactacgggagacagtgagggacagggaggcctggcatgcagcagtccatggggttgcaaagagtcagacacaactgagcaactgaacatgcaacagatgtgaaaactgaggctcagagatgataAACGACTTGTTCCAGGCCATTCAGCAGCAAGATCTGAACCTGTCTGACACCTACAGAGCTGAGGAAGAgcaggtgggtgtgtgtgtgctcacacgtacacacacacacacacacgcacatgcacacgcacacgcactcagcacccctccctgccccacagtCACAACCCTAGGGGCCCTGGAGCTTTTGTTCTGATACCTGCAACCAGGAGATCATTTCCTCCTGGGACCTGCTCAGAAAGAGAACACAGGTGTTGAGGGGAGCGGCCCCTCCCAGTCTTCCCGTCTCTCCCCGCCCCGGCACCCCCTGCCTACCGGGCTCGCAGCTCCAGGGTTCGCTGCTTCCCGGACACCAGGAAGGAGTGGGGGAACTCTGCGTCAGTCAGCTCCCGCACCTGCTCGGAATGGGAGGGAGAGATGGCTCAGGCTCCCGCCCGCCCCCCCAAGCactgtggtggggagggaggaggatcgTGCCCCAGGGACAATTCAGACAGAGAGACAAGGATGGGGAGCTTGTTCAGCGGCTCCCCGTTCCGTCCAGCCCAGCAAAGGCGCCCTGATCTGGCCTCGATCTACAGAGCAGACAGGACCTGGGGCTCCCGGAACTTCAGCAGATAAGCCTGCCCAGGGTGAGGTGGGGACTCCCAACAAAGGGGTCACCAAGATGGAAACTGGCTCACACGCTGGGTTTGGGGACACGGCTTTTCCTAGAGCAGACATAGGGCCTCGGATGAGACTCTCTGCCCCATATGGTGAATGAAGGAATTGATCAACCAACTCAACAGATCCAACAGATCCCCACCTCCTATCCTCCATCATCCTCATCCCAGAACTCCGCAGATTCCGAGGCTTCTGTGAAGGCTGCCGGTCACAGAACGCGTCGCTGAGCACCCACACGTGTTCTCATTTAATGGGCACAACTGCTGAACCCACTGATCAGTTCTAACACTTAGCAGCCACCACGTGTCCCTGAGGGGACACCTGTCACCAGCCGCAGTCCTCTGGTACAGCTGAGCCCGTGGTCATCTACCAGTTTACAGGGAATATGGGGGACCGTGGGACACAGTGAATGACACCACTGGGGTGCGGTCAGCAAAATCCAGACTGAGAGCGACTGCCAGAGAAACGATCTGATTTTCAATTAATAAATGAGAGAAAAGTAGGAGAGGGAAGTATGATAGATAAAAGGGCATGTAAGAAGCATATCAGAAAAGATTCACACAGATGAGCTGTGAGAAGGCAATTGTGAGACAGCCAAGGAAAACCAAGGGATCTCACTGTTATTAAATAAGTATCATTAGTTTGTTAGATGTAATCATGGTATTGTTGGCATCTTTTagggcaaaagaaaaagaaaagagaatccttgGGCCTTCACTGGCGGTACAGtctgagtttccactgcagggggcaagggtttgatccttggctggggaactaatatcccacatgcagcatggaatggccaaaaaataaaagaaaatatcttaaaaaaaaaaaaagttcctgtcTCTTACAGagacatactgaaatatttataggTGAAATGATTTTGTGTCTGAGATTTGCTCTTAAATAATCCATTGGAAAAGGGGACTAGAAGGGGGGTTGCTGAAGAAACCAGTTTTGAGTTGACAATCATCATAACCAGGTGATGAATATATAAGGTGCCATTTTCACCCCTTAAAAGTGTCCATAATAAACAGATGTGAAAGAAAATCTTTACAGCAATCTTGAGAGGCAGATATTACCACCCTCATTTgggagatgaggaaatgaagatcagagagagcaagagacctgcttgaggtcacacagcatcTAAAGAGCAGAATGAAGATTCAAACTCAGGGTTTTGGTCTTCACGGGAAGGTAGAAGCACCTCTCTTTCTACTCTACCCCAGAGCCCGGTAAACACAGATGTCTCCCAGGCCGTGTGAAGACAGGGTCATCAAAGAAAGTGAAGACACAGACCTGGAGCCCAAGGGCCTAGCATGGAGGCACGTGAACCCACCTGACACTTGGCCCCTCTGCCAGCTCCCTGCTGCAAGGTGAGTAGGTTTTGGCACACTTTCAGGCGGCCCCACCACTTCTGCAAGAGCATGACTTGCTCACGTGAGGCCTGGTCTACTCGTTGGGCCCACAGAACCTGTCCGTTTCCTCTAGAAGGGGCTGGATGTGATCTGCTCTTAATACCCTTGACAATGCGGAGGCTCAAAGGGTCTATATCAGGAATCTGGCAAGACTCCATGACTGACGGGGGTAGGGAGAGGGACAAAAAGGGAGAAATCTGAGGTTTGGAGGCCAGAGCTAGGAAGAAACATGATGCTTTTCATAGAAAAGGGGACTGGAGAGATCCCTGACCTGAGGGACCACCTCTGCAGGGGTGCAGGATGCAGGTTTCTGGAGGACAGTTCCCCGAGCTGGGCTGTGCCCAGGCTCAACCACCAGACTTGGCTGTCAGGTCCCTGCCAGCCCATGCAGCGCCTTTGTGCTAATTAGAAAAAGACACCCCTTCCTCAAAACACTTTACTGACATCTGTTGGCAAACTGGTGTAAGAGTCAAGAGTCTGGTTTGTTAAACCAGAGACTTGACTGCCATCTGCCGGACAAAGAGAACTGTCCATCTGCAACCTGTGCTGTCTGCTGTGGCTGCAGAGTGCTCATCTCAGCTGGGGGTGCTCGTGCAGTGCCCAACCTGCACAGCAGTCCATGGAGACGCAGTTGTCTTGGGTCCATGAGTACCCAAGGGCCCACACCCCTTCCTTCTTCCCAGGCTGGCCCTGTGCAGAATGGCGCAAAGATAGGACCCAGGcagaccaggaggagaaggggacgacagaggatgagatggttggatggcatcacagactcaatggacatgggtctgagtaaactctgggagctggtgatggacagggaggcctggcgtgctgcagtccatggggtcccaaagagttggacacacgactgagtgagctgAACTGAAACCCTGGGGGGTGGGAATCAGCTGCTGAGATCCAGGGCTCCCTGACACTCAGGAAGGAGGGAGACCAGGAGGGTATGGGCCAGTGGGAGCCATCATGGTGGTCAAAGACCAGACCTGCCTCCAAACCTCAGACTCAGAAAATGATTCCTGTACAAACGCGGCTGGGTGGACAGCTCTGCACCCGCCAGGCCCGTGCCATCCAGGAGAGGGCGCTGTGTGACCACCAGAGCATCAGACACACCCTGCATTGATTGTGTTCTCCGAGACTGGCAGACGCCGGGAACCCGGTGCACACATCCTGAGCGTCAGACACTCTAGGGAACATATTTATGGATTTCCTCTTTATGACTCTGTTTTGGTCTCTATATTTCTTGGCTTTTCTGTCAATCTTTGCCTCTCTTTTTCTACGCCTGGGTCTCTGCCAGTCCTAAGATAGGGCTGCCAGTCTCCAATTTCTGTCTGTAGCTCTCCATAACCTGCCTTTCTCAGTCTCACCCACCACGGCTCCCAGATGTACAAGCGCATGCCCGCTCTGGCCTCTGGGACATTCTGGCCACATTCAGTAAGAGAAGCTGGATGAGACAGAGTAGGGGGCTGCGTTCCCAAAAGACCTCAGTCTGCTGAGGCATGGGGGGTGGGCTGGGAACCCCCAGAAGCTGCCCATGTCCTGCCATCAGCTCTCATCACCCTCAGGctacaccccacccccaggcccttgTTTCAGCCCCAAATGCCAGGTAATCCAAGTCAGGAGCAGGGGCAAGGCCCTCCTGCAGGGGCTTTCAGAGCTCAGGTGGTCTCCAGGGGCAGAATTGTCCTGCCCTTAGCTCCCTCCTGAGGCAAATCCTGGGAGATGTCGTGTGGAGTaaggagagggaaaggggagatGGAAAGGTACTAAGATGGGCCAGATCTGACCTCTGTTTCTTCCAGCCCCAGCCACCGGGACCTAGGAGCCATCAGAGAGGGGTGGCCAAGAGGGTTTTCTTCCCATTTCCTCTACTATGCCTGCAATTCCACCCTATGCTTTATCCCTCTGTGTTGAAGCCTTAATAGGAGACAGTATAGTATGCTGGTTAGATACAGAGGCTCTGGACTCTGTTATATCTGGGCTTGATCATGCAAACAAGGATTTGCTGTGTGACCCccaagcaagttacttaatctttctgaagtgaaagtgaaagtcgctcagtcgtgtccaactctttgcgactctatggactatacagtccatgggattctccaggccagaatattggagtgggtaagcctttaccactgagccagctctttaccagctgagccacaaggaagcccaagaatactagagtgggtagcctatcccatctccagcagaacttcccaacccaggaatcgaaccagcgtctcctgcattgcaggcagattgtttaccaactgagctatcagggaagccctaacctttctggtttttgttttttttttaaaccagcgtttaggttcacagcaaaactgagaggaaggtacagagatttcccatatacccccTGTGCCCATACATGCACAGCCTCCTCTGTTAataacacttccccaccagaagttTTATTAGAATCAATGAATCTGTCATTATTACCCAAGGTTCATAGTTCACATCACACTTCagtcttggtgttgtacattctgtgggtttggataaATGTGTAATAACTGATATCTACCATTAtatagacagaggagtccatggggtcacaaagagtcggacacgacttagcaactaaacgacaaccATTATAGCACCATACAAAGCAGTCTCACCGCCCTTAAATTCCTCTGTGTTcatccctccctttcccctaACCCCTCATAACCACTGATCCTCTCACTGTCTCCATCCAGAGACAGAATGTGTTTTCCAGGATGTCATAgcattggaatcatacagtagatGCAcactgtatgtatacatgtagcctTTTtagattggcttttttcacttagtaatacaAATTTaactttcctccatgtcttttcatggctttatAGCTCACTCCTTcttatcactgaataatatttcactgtctGGATGTATcactttatttccttatttttgaaaatgggATTCACTACAGATATCCTCAGACTGTACACAGTTATTTACTGCAGTCTCATTTGCAGACACTGACAACTGAGAACAGTCTAAACGTCCATCAGTAGTGGACTGGTTGAACGAATTATGGTCCATCCACACACTAGGACACTGTGCATCTTTGCAAAAGGATGAGGAAGCTCCAAACGAACTGAGTTCTAATCATCTCCAGAATAAGTAGCTAGTTTAAAAAGTCCAGCACAGAATAGTGTATGTGAAAAACACTGTTTAAGTGAAACAAAAGTAAGGATGCCATAATGAATACCCTACCTCTGGAAGGCCTCACGAGGAGCAAAGGCTGCCTCTAGGAAAGGGAATTAGGGGATGGAGTGCCTATATGTGCAATACATGTTGCATATATTTTTTGCAGAGTTTGATTTTGGAGTGTGTATTATTTACACTTTtaggtaataaaatattttttaagatttttttaaaactaaagaaatgCAGGGGATAATAACAGCCCCTACATCCCAGGGCTGTAATGAGGGTCCAGTGGGATGATGCAGGGCCTAACCCATGGGGACCACTCAGTCAACAGGCACTATTACAGGCTGCTGTCCCTGCTCATTGGTGGCCATCTCTGGATGTGGACATATCCAAGTCGGCAACTGAGCTGACAGTGGACACCCTTCCTACTCAAAACTGCAGTACTGGCATCCGCCAGGAGCTGgtcagaaatgcagaatctctgaCCCCACaccagacttactgaatcagaaccCATTATTTTAACAAGACTCCCAGGGGATTCATGCAGTCATAAAGTTTTCAAAGCCCTGGTATAGATGGTAGGGAAAGCAAAGTGAAGCTGGGCGCTGGGAAGGACCCTGGACAGGAAGGCTGGGAGCGCGGGTGGGAGAGATCTAAGCCTCGTCTTTTCTGCCTTCACGCTGCCCCAAACCCTCCACACCTGGGCTCCTGGACTGAGTCACCGGTCGGCCCCTCCTGCTGCTCCCCACCCTGGGTCCCACCCTGGGGGTGACGCCCTCCTACCTTCATGCCGGCCACGTCGATGCGGGTCCTGACCTGGAAGTGGGCGCCCACTTGGATGACCCTGGGCACACAGTAGAGCAGCATGTTG of the Bubalus kerabau isolate K-KA32 ecotype Philippines breed swamp buffalo chromosome 3, PCC_UOA_SB_1v2, whole genome shotgun sequence genome contains:
- the FGD2 gene encoding FYVE, RhoGEF and PH domain-containing protein 2 isoform X2, which gives rise to MRLHHGEPEEKKIVQELLETEQAYVARLHLLDQVFFQELLKEARSSKAFPEDVVRLIFSNISSIYQFHSQFFLPELQRRLDDWTTTPRIGDVIQKLAPFLKMYSEYVKNFERAIELLATWTDKSPPFQEVITRIQSSEASASLTLQHHMLEPVQRIPRYELLLKEYVQKLPGQAPDLADAQKALDMIFSAAQHSNAAITEMERLQELWDVYQRLGLEDDIVDPSNTLLREGPVLKISFRRSGPMERYLFLFNNMLLYCVPRVIQVGAHFQVRTRIDVAGMKVRELTDAEFPHSFLVSGKQRTLELRARSQEEMISWLQACQAAIDQIEKRNETFKAAVQSPEGDPQEQELQSVELGLRAPQWVRDKMVTMCMRCQEPFNALTRRRHHCRACGYVVCARCSDYRAELKYDANRPNRVCLDCYTFLTGNVLPEEKDDKRRGILEKGAVAGSEQSLICSFLQLLGDKWGKSGSRGWCVIPRDDPLVLYVYAAPQDMRAHTSIPLLGYQVTAGPQADPRVFQLQQSGQLYTFKAESEELKGRWVKAMERAASGWIPGGPDDKDLSD